Proteins encoded in a region of the Hippocampus zosterae strain Florida chromosome 11, ASM2543408v3, whole genome shotgun sequence genome:
- the mypn gene encoding myopalladin isoform X2: MWTFRLSKTKDGIFYLDPAQLQLLHSQVLMEQQQESEPPGHNLPSIQFKPEATSSREGSLFSLRENWDSHSTFLHNTSQMTPKSGPPHTTTSPAPSRSSAPAINTPPPPLRSFPSTSQVKTTSLVTMPPPKPQLNHTPPFSVAPSSQMTTVHASHVNPSTTVLTRTAATAQFSSQPVSNFSSTSTDVTSPAAFLRSTHASLMNLTATSQAFNYTRPKEFITGQTFSPVRSPSPTESPVPLLQELAAALHSSATISPALPPFSPPTRTFPTRVLQSPSSPPSLISSPTPGSAPTLNNAFTIRAQSPPQASSPTSSTSTPSPIQNPVAFLSAILPSLTLPQPTNSMGLPKGAPSGFTKKAPKTRLPSTEITRESKDAVLYDIEKKLQFQDDLPIFAYQQKRSIEGKTASRPLVGPNIPATVISYDEEYKVSNFEQRLMSEIEFRLERTPVEESDDDVQHDDVPSGKCIAPIFDKKLKNYKAMEGVPVTFTCKVVGIPVPKVYWFKDGKQILRKNIHYKKIREGDGTCALHIESTTADDDGNYTIMAANPQGRISCSGHLIIHTGPPRNRLTPINSQRVRTRIQEVEGEQSHERFFQPHFVQAPGDTLAHEGRVCRLDCKVSGLPNPELMWLVNGRPIYPDLYHKMLVRENGVHSLVIDPLTQKDAGTYTCIASNKAGQGSFSLELKVVEKEMKHPPQFVEKLQNVGIPEGNPVRMECRVVGMPHPVIFWKKDNDTIPRTQSRMSMHQDATGYVCLLIQPTTKEDAGWYTVSAKNEAGIAACTCRLDIYAQWHQSVPAPMKKTAGTGSRYAALTGQGLDIKSAFPTSETHPFLFSSSPPEATLESEEL; encoded by the exons ATGTGGACCTTCAGGCTCTCCAAAACAAAGGATGGCATTTTCTACTT ggaCCCGGCGCAGCTCCAGCTCCTTCATAGCCAGGTTCTTATGGAGCAGCAGCAGGAAAGCGAACCCCCAGGCCACAATCTGCCTTCAATCCAGTTTAAACCAGAGGCCACAAGCTCTCGCGAAGGTTCACTCTTTTCCCTCAGAGAAAATTGGGATTCCCATTCGACCTTTCTTCATAATACCTCACAAATGACGCCCAAGTCTGGACCTCCCCACACCACGACGTCCCCTGCACCGTCACGGAGTTCTGCTCCGGCGATCAacacccctcctccccctctgcGATCTTTTCCATCCACGTCGCAGGTTAAGACTACCTCCCTGGTGACGATGCCTCCACCTAAGCCACAGCTCAACCACACTCCTCCTTTCAGCGTGGCCCCTTCAAGCCAGATGACCACCGTCCATGCCTCACACGTCAACCCGTCGACAACAGTTCTTACCAGAACTGCAGCCACAGCGCAATTTTCCTCTCAGCCAGTGTCAAATTTCAGTTCGACTTCAACGGATGTCACGTCTCCGGCTGCTTTCCTGAGAAGCACCCACGCTTCCCTCATGAATCTGACCGCGACCTCACAGGCTTTCAACTACACCCGACCGAAAGAGTTCATCACGGGTCAAACTTTCTCACCCGTCAGGAGCCCCTCTCCTACCGAATCCCCAGTCCCGCTCCTCCAAGAACTGGCAGCTGCGCTCCACTCTTCCGCCACCATTTCGCCAGCGCTCCCTCCATTCTCACCACCGACCAGGACGTTTCCCACAAGAGTGCTCCAGTCCCCATCGAGCCCCCCATCACTCATATCCTCACCCACACCGGGTTCGGCACCGACCTTAAACAACGCGTTTACCATCAGAGCACAGTCCCCTCCACAGGCTTCCTCGCCCACCTCCAGCACTTCCACACCAAGCCCCATCCAAAACCCTGTAGCTTTCCTGAGCGCCATCCTGCCTTCCCTGACGTTACCTCAGCCTACCAACTCCATGGGCCTTCCCAAAGGGGCACCTTCAGG GTTCACTAAGAAGGCACCAAAGACACGCCTGCCATCGACCGAAATCACTCGCGAGAGCAAAGATGCTGTTCTTTATGACATTGAGAAAAAACTGCAATTTCAAGATGATCTTCCCATTTTTGCCTATCAACAG AAGCGGAGTATTGAGGGGAAAACAGCGAGCAGACCCCTTGTTGGACCAAACATTCCAGCTACTGTCATTAGCTATGATGAG GAATACAAAGTTTCCAATTTTGAGCAGAGATTAATGAGCGAGATCGAGTTCCGCTTGGAGCGGACGCCAGTGGAGGAGTCAGACGATGACGTGCAACATGACGACGTCCCCTCGGGCAAATGCATCGCGCCCATCTTTGACAAGAAGCTCAAGAACTACAAGGCCATGGAGGGCGTACCTGTTACTTTCACCTGTAAAGTTGTTGGCATACCCGTTCCGAAG GTGTACTGGTTCAAGGATGGGAAGCAGATCTTGAGGAAAAATATCCATTATAAGAAGATAAGAGAGGGCGATGGCACATGTGCTTTACATATCGAGTCGACAACAGCTGATGATGATGGAAACTACACCATCATGGCAGCAAATCCACAG GGAAGAATAAGCTGTTCGGGTCATTTGATAATCCACACAGGACCCCCCCGAAACCGACTGACGCCCATTAACTCTCAGAG GGTACGAACTCGCATACAGGAGGTTGAGGGAGAGCAAAGCCATGAGCGTTTTTTCCAGCCTCACTTTGTCCAGGCTCCAGGAGACACGCTAGCACATGAGGGGCGGGTGTGCAGGCTGGATTGCAAG GTGAGTGGTTTGCCCAACCCCGAGCTCATGTGGTTGGTCAATGGTAGGCCAATCTATCCAGATCTTTACCATAAGATGCTGGTGCGGGAAAATGGCGTCCACTCTCTGGTCATTGACCCCCTGACACAGAAAGACGCCGGCACATACACCTGCATTGCAAGCAACAAAGCAGGGCAGGGCTCCTTCAGTCTAGAACTCAAAGTTGTGG AGAAAGAGATGAAACACCCTCCCCAGTTTGTGGAGAAGTTGCAGAACGTCGGAATCCCCGAGGGGAACCCCGTCCGCATGGAGTGTCGGGTGGTGGGCATGCCCCATCCAGTTATATTCTGGAAGAAAGACAACGACACCATTCCCAGAACACAGAGCAGAATGAG CATGCATCAGGATGCCACAGGATACGTGTGCCTCCTCATCCAGCCAACCACCAAAGAGGATGCTGGCTGGTATACGGTGTCAGCCAAAAACGAGGCGGGGATTGCGGCCTGCACCTGCAGGCTGGACATCTATG CACAGTGGCATCAGAGCGTGCCGGCGCCCATGAAGAAGACGGCAGGTACGGGCAGCCGCTACGCAGCTCTCACAGGCCAAGGACTCGACATCAAATCGGCTTTCCCCACATCGGAGACACACCCCTTCCTGTTCTCCAGCTCCCCTCCCGAGGCCACACTGGAGAGCGAGGAGCTGTGA
- the atoh7 gene encoding transcription factor atoh7: MKPRRSSCTDSGSESSEMDSQSPEKYESAMRRRMAANARERKRMQGLNTAFDRLRKVVPQWGQDKKLSKYETLQMALSYIMALNRILTDTKKHNAAHGQWVDLQFDRVQPDNYQYLMRYDSTGQDYINSSFSYQFEGDQLNI, encoded by the coding sequence atgaagccTCGCCGGTCGAGCTGTACGGATTCCGGATCTGAATCCTCAGAAATGGACTCCCAGAGCCCGGAGAAATACGAGTCGGCCATGCGCCGAAGGATGGCTGCAAATGccagagagaggaagaggatgcaGGGCTTGAACACGGCCTTCGACCGTTTACGAAAGGTGGTGCCGCAGTGGGGTCAAGACAAGAAATTGTCCAAGTACGAAACCCTGCAGATGGCTCTCAGCTACATCATGGCGCTCAATCGCATCCTGACGGACACCAAGAAGCACAACGCTGCACATGGGCAGTGGGTGGACTTGCAGTTTGACCGCGTGCAGCCTGACAACTATCAGTACCTCATGAGGTACGACTCCACGGGGCAGGACTATATCAACTCCTCTTTCTCATATCAGTTTGAGGGGGATCagctcaacatttaa
- the pkd2l1 gene encoding polycystic kidney disease 2-like 1 protein, with translation MKSLNNRAESHLSSQVECELENMSSWVNQGYIDNSPPLPRVVNTVYKPQPLFQGSMESIYNVDIPRPLPEEPHLADKILSKERGGCCSFIKGLWGTTLTENTSDNRELFVRTTLRELMIYVVFLVDICLLTYGMTSSTTYYYTKAMTDLFVNTAGESGVKFQSISTMEDFWTFAEEPLLDGLYWTKWYNNQSLATGDQSFIYYENMLLGVPRMRQIKIKNNSCKVHNDFQDEITGCYDVYDEKKEDNINFGLINGTAWSYHTEKVIKGSSHWGLLTTYSGAGYYQDLGRTKEESAVLLRELEENLWLDRGTRAIFIDFSTYNANINMFCVIRLVVEFPATGGAIPSYQIRTVKLIRYINSWDYFILACEMVFCLFILYYVVEEILELRIHKFSYFKSIWNILDIVVILLAVVAIVFNIFRTVKVDKLLGKLLDQPEIYADFEFLAFWQTQYNNMNAVNLFFAWIKVFKYISFNKTMTQLSSTLGRCAKDIIGFAIMFFIVFFAYAQLGYLLFGTEVESFSTFVKCIFTQFRIILGDFDYDAIDRANRVLGPIYFVTYVFFVFFVLLNMFLAIINDTYSEVKEELSSQKDELQISDIIKQSYMKTFMKLKLKNEKISDVQRALRAGSGEIEFKDFRETLKEMGHADHEISAAFSLFDRDGNHILDEDEQEKMKTELEEKRDALAAELNNLGMNYGIELGQKTPVILSDQKSNSGHTFMDREQFLRLARQVLHLESAMSGITVKIELILKKIGMEDITELNKINGKSVTNHSVDKNASDGSILVCVDRGTKAALPSGRICTVPAYD, from the exons ATGAAGAGTCTGAACAACCGTGCCGAAAGCCACCTGTCTAGCCAGGTGGAATGCGAATTGGAAAACATGAGTTCATGGGTGAACCAGGGTTACATTGACAACTCGCCGCCCTTGCCCCGAGTTGTGAACACCGTCTACAAGCCGCAGCCCCTCTTTCAGGGCTCCATGGAGAGCATCTACAATGTGGACATCCCTCGCCCATTGCCGGAGGAGCCACACTTGGCTGATAAAATCTTGTCGAAGGAACGCGGAGGCTGCTGCTCTTTCATTAAAG GTTTGTGGGGAACAACACTGACGGAGAACACCTCCGACAACCGGGAACTGTTTGTCCGCACAACTCTACGGGAGCTCATGATCTATGTGGTCTTCTTAGTGGATATTTGTCTTT TGACGTACGGTATGACGAGCTCAACCACCTACTATTACACGAAAGCCATGACTGACCTGTTTGTAAACACAGCTGGAGAAAGTGGGGTTAAGTTTCAGTCCATTAGCACCATGGAGGATTTCTGGACT TTTGCTGAGGAACCACTACTCGATGGCCTCTACTGGACTAAATGGTACAATAACCAGTCCCTGGCCACTGGAGATCAGTCCTTCATCTACTATGAGAACATGTTGCTGGGAGTTCCCAGGATGAGGCAGATCAAGATCAAGAATAACTCCTGCAAAGTTCACAACGACTTCCAGGATGAGATCACAGGATGTTACGATGTCTACGATGAGAAGAAGGAGGACAATATCAACTTTGGCCTCATCAACGGCACAGC ATGGAGCTACCACACTGAGAAAGTGATCAAGGGTTCCTCACATTGGGGTTTGCTGACCACCTACAGTGGAGCCGGATACTACCAGGACCTGGGTCGAACCAAGGAGGAAAGCGCGGTTCTACTCAGGGAGCTGGAGGAGAACCTCTGGCTAGATCGAGGAACCAGGGCCATCTTCATCGACTTCTCCACTTACAATGCAAACATCAACATGTTCTGTGTCATCAG GTTGGTAGTGGAATTCCCGGCAACGGGCGGAGCGATCCCTTCTTACCAGATAAGAACGGTCAAACTGATTCGCTACATCAACTCCTGGGACTACTTCATCCTGGCTTGTGAGATGGTCTTCTGTTTATTCATCCTCTATTATGTTGTGGAGGAGATACTTGAGCTTCGAATACACAAGTTCTCCTACTTCAAAAGCATCTGGAACATACTTGACATCGTAGTCATACTG CTCGCCGTTGTTGCCATTGTGTTCAATATTTTCCGGACAGTCAAAGTGGACAAGTTGCTTGGCAAATTATTGGACCAACCGGAAATTTATGCCGACTTTGAGTTTCTGGCCTTCTGGCaaacacaatacaacaataTGAATGCAGTCAACTTGTTCTTTGCATGGATCAAG GTGTTCAAGTACATTAGTTTCAATAAGACCATGACCCAGCTGTCCTCCACGCTGGGTCGCTGTGCCAAAGACATTATAGGATTTGCTATAATGTTCTTCATCGTGTTCTTCGCGTACGCTCAGCTTGGATATTTGCTGTTTGGTACAGAGGTGGAATCCTTCAGCACCTTTGTCAAGTGCAT cTTCACCCAGTTCAGGATTATTCTCGGAGACTTTGACTATGATGCAATTGATCGTGCAAACAGAGTCCTCGGACCGATTTATTTTGTCACCTACGTTTTCTTCGTTTTCTTTGTCCTGCTC AACATGTTTCTCGCCATCATAAATGACACTTATTCGGAGGTGAAAGAGGAGCTATCGTCCCAAAAAGATGAGCTCCAAATCAGTGACATCATCAAACAG AGTTACATGAAGACATTCATGAAGCTGAAGcttaaaaatgagaaaatatcCGATGTTCAGAGGGCTCTACGCGCTGGATCGGGCGAAATTGAATTCAAGGATTTTCGGGAAACTTTAAAAGA GATGGGACATGCTGATCATGAAATTTCTGCAGCTTTCTCACTGTTTGACCGAGATGGGAACCACATTCTAGatgaggatgaacaggaaaagATGAAAACAGAGCTGGAGGAAAAGAGG GATGCCCTTGCTGCTGAACTCAACAATCTTGGAATGAACTACGGGATAGAATTAGGGCAAAAGACTCCAGTGATCTTAAGCGACCAAAAGAGCAACTCCGGTCACACATTTATGGACCGAGAACAGTTTCTAAG ATTGGCCAGGCAGGTTCTCCACCTTGAAAGTGCCATGTCTGGCATTACAGTGAAGATTGAGTTGATTTTGAAGAAAATTGGGATGGAGGACATAACCGAACTAAACAAAATCAATGGGAAGTCGGTGACCAATCATAGC GTGGATAAAAATGCCTCTGATGGGAGTATTTTGGTTTGCGTGGACCGAGGGACAAAGGCTGCGCTGCCATCAGGGAGAATTTGCACTGTCCCCGCATATGACTGA
- the tial1 gene encoding nucleolysin TIAR isoform X1 yields the protein MDDDSYPRTLYVGNLSRDVTEILILQLFTQIGPCKSCKMITEHTTNDPYCFVEFFEHRDAAAALAAMNGRKILGKEVKVNWATTPSSQKKDTSSKCLEHLCTGSEKGRYFCNSNCFYAIIDHFHVFVGDLSPEITTEDVRAAFAPFGRISDARVVKDMATGKSKGYGFVSFYNKLDAENAIVHMGGQWLGGRQIRTNWATRKPPAPKNSQDNGSKQLRFDDVVSQSSPQNCTVYCGGIQSGLSDTLMRQTFSPFGQIMEIRVFPEKGYSFIRFSSHDSAAHAIVSVNGTGIEGHIVKCYWGKESPDMTKGSQQVEYGQWGQWNQVYGSPQQQYGQQYVTNGWQVPSYNMYGQSWNQQGFGVEQSQSPGWVGGFGSQSAQASASANSVVSNLTNFNMTGYQTQ from the exons ATGGACGACGATTCCTACCCCAGGACACT TTACGTGGGAAACCTCTCCAGGGATGTGACTGAAATTCTGATTCTACAACTCTTTACTCAAATAGGGCCTTGTAAAAGTTGTAAAATGATCACCGAG CATACAACCAATGACCCCTATTGCTTTGTGGAATTCTTTGAGCACAGAGATGCTGCTGCAGCCCTAGCAGCTATGAATGGGAGGAAAATACTAGGGAAG GAAGTTAAAGTAAATTGGGCCACCACTCCCAGTAGCCAAAAGAAAGACACATCCAGTAAGTGTTTGGAACATTTATGTACTGGGAGTGAAAAGGGAAGATATTTTTGTAACAGTAATTGTTTTTATGCCATTATAGATCACTTTCATGTGTTTGTGGGTGATCTAAGTCCCGAGATTACCACTGAAGATGTGAGGGCTGCATTTGCACCTTTTGGGAGAATCTC AGATGCTCGTGTTGTGAAGGACATGGCCACAGGCAAATCAAAGGGGTATGGATTTGTGTCCTTCTACAACAAACTG GATGCTGAGAACGCCATTGTTCATATGGGCGGGCAGTGGCTCGGAGGTCGCCAAATCAGGACCAATTGGGCAACGCGAAAGCCACCTGCTCCAAAGAATTCGCAGGACA ATGGCTCAAAACAACTGCGGTTCGATGATGTTGTGAGCCAATCCAGCCCGCAGAACTGTACAGTGTACTGTGGCGGCATCCAGTCAGGACTATCTG ATACCTTAATGCGTCAGACCTTCTCACCATTTGGGCAGATCATGGAAATCAGAGTTTTCCCAGAGAAAGGGTATTCTTTCATCAG GTTTTCCTCCCATGACAGTGCTGCCCATGCCATTGTGTCAGTTAATGGCACGGGCATTGAAGGACACATAGTGAAGTGCTACTGGGGCAAAGAATCTCCTGATATGACCAAAGGCTCACAGCAG GTTGAATATGGTCAGTGGGGGCAGTGGAATCAGGTCTATGGAAGTCCACAGCAGCAATATGGGCAGCAGTATGTGACTAATGGATGGCAAGTTCCCTCCTACAACATGTATGGCCAGTCATGGAACCAACAAGGCTTTGGAGTAGA GCAGTCTCAGTCGCCTGGCTGGGTCGGAGGATTTGGATCTCAATCGGCTCAGGCTTCAGCCTCCGCGAATTCAGTCGTGTCCAACCTAACCAACTTCAACATGACTGGTTACCAGACACAGTGA
- the tial1 gene encoding nucleolysin TIAR isoform X2 has translation MDDDSYPRTLYVGNLSRDVTEILILQLFTQIGPCKSCKMITEHTTNDPYCFVEFFEHRDAAAALAAMNGRKILGKEVKVNWATTPSSQKKDTSNHFHVFVGDLSPEITTEDVRAAFAPFGRISDARVVKDMATGKSKGYGFVSFYNKLDAENAIVHMGGQWLGGRQIRTNWATRKPPAPKNSQDNGSKQLRFDDVVSQSSPQNCTVYCGGIQSGLSDTLMRQTFSPFGQIMEIRVFPEKGYSFIRFSSHDSAAHAIVSVNGTGIEGHIVKCYWGKESPDMTKGSQQVEYGQWGQWNQVYGSPQQQYGQQYVTNGWQVPSYNMYGQSWNQQGFGVEQSQSPGWVGGFGSQSAQASASANSVVSNLTNFNMTGYQTQ, from the exons ATGGACGACGATTCCTACCCCAGGACACT TTACGTGGGAAACCTCTCCAGGGATGTGACTGAAATTCTGATTCTACAACTCTTTACTCAAATAGGGCCTTGTAAAAGTTGTAAAATGATCACCGAG CATACAACCAATGACCCCTATTGCTTTGTGGAATTCTTTGAGCACAGAGATGCTGCTGCAGCCCTAGCAGCTATGAATGGGAGGAAAATACTAGGGAAG GAAGTTAAAGTAAATTGGGCCACCACTCCCAGTAGCCAAAAGAAAGACACATCCA ATCACTTTCATGTGTTTGTGGGTGATCTAAGTCCCGAGATTACCACTGAAGATGTGAGGGCTGCATTTGCACCTTTTGGGAGAATCTC AGATGCTCGTGTTGTGAAGGACATGGCCACAGGCAAATCAAAGGGGTATGGATTTGTGTCCTTCTACAACAAACTG GATGCTGAGAACGCCATTGTTCATATGGGCGGGCAGTGGCTCGGAGGTCGCCAAATCAGGACCAATTGGGCAACGCGAAAGCCACCTGCTCCAAAGAATTCGCAGGACA ATGGCTCAAAACAACTGCGGTTCGATGATGTTGTGAGCCAATCCAGCCCGCAGAACTGTACAGTGTACTGTGGCGGCATCCAGTCAGGACTATCTG ATACCTTAATGCGTCAGACCTTCTCACCATTTGGGCAGATCATGGAAATCAGAGTTTTCCCAGAGAAAGGGTATTCTTTCATCAG GTTTTCCTCCCATGACAGTGCTGCCCATGCCATTGTGTCAGTTAATGGCACGGGCATTGAAGGACACATAGTGAAGTGCTACTGGGGCAAAGAATCTCCTGATATGACCAAAGGCTCACAGCAG GTTGAATATGGTCAGTGGGGGCAGTGGAATCAGGTCTATGGAAGTCCACAGCAGCAATATGGGCAGCAGTATGTGACTAATGGATGGCAAGTTCCCTCCTACAACATGTATGGCCAGTCATGGAACCAACAAGGCTTTGGAGTAGA GCAGTCTCAGTCGCCTGGCTGGGTCGGAGGATTTGGATCTCAATCGGCTCAGGCTTCAGCCTCCGCGAATTCAGTCGTGTCCAACCTAACCAACTTCAACATGACTGGTTACCAGACACAGTGA
- the tial1 gene encoding nucleolysin TIAR isoform X3 gives MLIGLDRSLKANSKELCTLETQIDARVVKDMATGKSKGYGFVSFYNKLDAENAIVHMGGQWLGGRQIRTNWATRKPPAPKNSQDNGSKQLRFDDVVSQSSPQNCTVYCGGIQSGLSDTLMRQTFSPFGQIMEIRVFPEKGYSFIRFSSHDSAAHAIVSVNGTGIEGHIVKCYWGKESPDMTKGSQQVEYGQWGQWNQVYGSPQQQYGQQYVTNGWQVPSYNMYGQSWNQQGFGVEQSQSPGWVGGFGSQSAQASASANSVVSNLTNFNMTGYQTQ, from the exons ATGCTCATAGGATTGGACAGGAGCTTGAAGGCTAACAGCAAGGAACTGTGCACTCTGGAGACTcagat AGATGCTCGTGTTGTGAAGGACATGGCCACAGGCAAATCAAAGGGGTATGGATTTGTGTCCTTCTACAACAAACTG GATGCTGAGAACGCCATTGTTCATATGGGCGGGCAGTGGCTCGGAGGTCGCCAAATCAGGACCAATTGGGCAACGCGAAAGCCACCTGCTCCAAAGAATTCGCAGGACA ATGGCTCAAAACAACTGCGGTTCGATGATGTTGTGAGCCAATCCAGCCCGCAGAACTGTACAGTGTACTGTGGCGGCATCCAGTCAGGACTATCTG ATACCTTAATGCGTCAGACCTTCTCACCATTTGGGCAGATCATGGAAATCAGAGTTTTCCCAGAGAAAGGGTATTCTTTCATCAG GTTTTCCTCCCATGACAGTGCTGCCCATGCCATTGTGTCAGTTAATGGCACGGGCATTGAAGGACACATAGTGAAGTGCTACTGGGGCAAAGAATCTCCTGATATGACCAAAGGCTCACAGCAG GTTGAATATGGTCAGTGGGGGCAGTGGAATCAGGTCTATGGAAGTCCACAGCAGCAATATGGGCAGCAGTATGTGACTAATGGATGGCAAGTTCCCTCCTACAACATGTATGGCCAGTCATGGAACCAACAAGGCTTTGGAGTAGA GCAGTCTCAGTCGCCTGGCTGGGTCGGAGGATTTGGATCTCAATCGGCTCAGGCTTCAGCCTCCGCGAATTCAGTCGTGTCCAACCTAACCAACTTCAACATGACTGGTTACCAGACACAGTGA
- the tial1 gene encoding nucleolysin TIAR isoform X4 — protein sequence MDDDSYPRTLYVGNLSRDVTEILILQLFTQIGPCKSCKMITEHTTNDPYCFVEFFEHRDAAAALAAMNGRKILGKEVKVNWATTPSSQKKDTSSKCLEHLCTGSEKGRYFCNSNCFYAIIDHFHVFVGDLSPEITTEDVRAAFAPFGRISDARVVKDMATGKSKGYGFVSFYNKLVRLQCRNTDERMLRTPLFIWAGSGSEVAKSGPIGQRESHLLQRIRRTMAQNNCGSMML from the exons ATGGACGACGATTCCTACCCCAGGACACT TTACGTGGGAAACCTCTCCAGGGATGTGACTGAAATTCTGATTCTACAACTCTTTACTCAAATAGGGCCTTGTAAAAGTTGTAAAATGATCACCGAG CATACAACCAATGACCCCTATTGCTTTGTGGAATTCTTTGAGCACAGAGATGCTGCTGCAGCCCTAGCAGCTATGAATGGGAGGAAAATACTAGGGAAG GAAGTTAAAGTAAATTGGGCCACCACTCCCAGTAGCCAAAAGAAAGACACATCCAGTAAGTGTTTGGAACATTTATGTACTGGGAGTGAAAAGGGAAGATATTTTTGTAACAGTAATTGTTTTTATGCCATTATAGATCACTTTCATGTGTTTGTGGGTGATCTAAGTCCCGAGATTACCACTGAAGATGTGAGGGCTGCATTTGCACCTTTTGGGAGAATCTC AGATGCTCGTGTTGTGAAGGACATGGCCACAGGCAAATCAAAGGGGTATGGATTTGTGTCCTTCTACAACAAACTGGTAAGGCTCCAGTGCCGCAACACAGATGAAAG GATGCTGAGAACGCCATTGTTCATATGGGCGGGCAGTGGCTCGGAGGTCGCCAAATCAGGACCAATTGGGCAACGCGAAAGCCACCTGCTCCAAAGAATTCGCAGGACA ATGGCTCAAAACAACTGCGGTTCGATGATGTTGTGA